In Oceanispirochaeta sp. M1, the genomic stretch AGGCCGGGACAGAGGTAGGAGAGACCATCATTATTTACACCGCTTCTGTGTTTCTGGCAGTCGCCGTGACAGAAGGAGAGCCAGGGACAGTCCCTGCAGTCATCCTGGAAATTCATCTTGCCAGCGCCGAATTTTTTATAGATATTATTATTGATAAAACCTGTCCAGCTTCCTTTTTTAACATTACCCAGTTTCAGGTCTTCTTTGACAAAAAAGTCACAGGGATAGACCGAGCCGTCGTATTCCACAACAAAATACTGACAGCAGTTACAATCCATATCACAGGTGGACGGATGACCCAGTACCATTTTATTCAGGAGTGAGTCGAACATCCGGATGGAAACCTCGTAGCGGTTTTTGTACCAGCGGTCAAAGATAGCTATTAGAAAGTCTCCCCATCCTTCGGGGCTGACAGAGTAGTCCTCGGGGGTTACACCGTCTTCCTTGAATTCCACACAGGGAATAAACTGAAGAAAGCGTTCACCCTTGTTGTAGAGGTAATCATACACAAGTTCGGGCTGTCTGCTGTTCAGATCGTTTACAAGGGTCAGAATATTGTATTCAACATTGTGTTTTTTCAGAAGATCCAGACCCTGCTGTACAAGATGATGGGAACCTTGTTTCCCTACTGTCTTTCTGTAATTGTCATGAATCTCCGGGGGGCCGTCCATACTGACTCCCAAAAGGAATTTATACTCTCCGAAGAATGCGGCCATCTCGTCGGTTATGAGTGTGCCGTTGGTCTGAATAGCATTGGCAATGGAAGCTCCCGGGGGGGCATATTTTTTTTCCAGGGCAACAAGTTTCTTAAAAAAGGGAAGCCCCATCAATGTGGGCTCACCACCCTGGAAGGCAATGGAATATTGAGGCTGTTTCGTCTGCATATAGCTCCGGACCATTGTTTCAAGGGTCTCATCATCCATACGTGTCTTTTTGGATTCACAGATATGATCCAGGTAGAAACAGTACTCACAGCGTAGATTACAATCGGCCGAGGCCGGTTTGACCAGAAGGGAAAAAGCTTTCATATGGTTGAATTGTACGGATGAGGGAGAAGGGCGTCAACGCCATGACTTACACTTGACATCATTCAATGGGCTGAGTAAGTTTAAAGTGACCAGTACGCTTGGATCCGTTAAGGACCGGGACGTTGAGGTGAAACATATGAACATAACATTTATTAAAACAGTCTCTGTCCTGTCCCGCATTTTCTGCCGGAGGGATCCAAATGTCTTTTATTGATTTCAGGGATGTAAGTTTTACTTACCCCGGACAGAAAGAGGCGGCTCTTAAAAATGTCTCATTTACCCTGGAGAAGGGTAAACACATCGCTGTGATTGGTGGGAATGCCTCAGGCAAGAGCACCATGACCCGCCTTATGATAGGGCTCCTGATTCCGGATTCAGGACAGGTTCTTGTGGATGGAAGAGACACATCCGACAAATCTTTACACAGACAGATAAGAACCAGGGCAGGCCTTGTCTTCCAGAATCCCTCTACACAAATTGTGGCTACTGTTGTCAGGGAGGATGCCGCCTTCGGTCCTGAAAATCTTGCTCTGGACAGCAGCGAAATAAAAGACAGAGTCAGGGATGCGCTGAAGGAAACATCTCTCAGCGATCTTTCTGCCAGAGCCACTCATATGCTCTCTGCCGGTCAGCAGCAGAGACTTGCTTTGGCGGGAATCCTGGCCATGGGAACCGGCTGTCTTATACTCGATGAGGCTGAGTCCATGCTGAATCCTCTGGGACGGTGTCAGCTGAACAGTCTGCTTGAGGAATTACACACAGAAGGTTTTACTGTTATCAGAATCACCCACTTTATGGACCAGGCCAGCCGTGCGGATCAGATTCTCCTTCTGCATCAGGGCAGGCTGATAGAAAACAGCAGTCCTGAACTCTTTGTAGAGCGCAGTGACGATCTGGAGAGCTGGTCTTTGAAGCCATCCCCTGTTCAGAAGCTGGGTGCCTATTTTTCTGCAGACCTTCCTGAAGTGAAGAAGATCTTCCTTGAAGAGGATCTGGCAGATAAATTGAAATCGAGCTGTAGAATTGACAACTCTGCTGCTCCCCGGGCTTCTCATAAGAGCCGGGAGGAATCTCCTCTGGATAAAGATGGGGATACAGAGCGGGATGTTATCATCCGCCTGAGTTCTGTAAGCAGGAGCTACGGCAGTAAGAGTGCAGTGACCGTGGATGCCCTCAGGGATGTGAGTTTTAAACTTTTCAGAGGGGAGTCTGTCTCGGTTATGGGAACAACGGGTTCCGGTAAATCCACCTTTCTGCAGATTCTGAACAGTCTTCTCCTGCCAGATACAGGTGAGCTGACCCTTCTGTCTGAGAATCCCCTTGATAAGAAAACTGATCTGGCCCGGCTGCGCAGCAGGATCGGCCTTGTGATGCAGCAGCCTGAAAAGCAGCTTTTTGCATCCCTTGTGGGTGATGATGTGGCTTTCGGCCCCTATCAGATGGGACTCAGAGGCAGGGAGCTCTCTCTCCGTGTCAAAGACGCCCTGGATCAGGTAGGTCTGAGTTATAAAGGATATAAGGATTTCCCAGTGCGGGCTCTCAGCGGTGGTCAGAAAAGAAAGGCCGCTCTTGCAGGAGTCCTGGCAATGAAACCGGAAGTTCTCCTCCTGGATGAACCGACGGCGGGTCTCGATCCTCTTTCTGCTGATAATATGGAATCCATACTCAGATCACTGCATAAGGATGGACTCTCCCTGATCACCGTTACACATAATGTAGAGCAGGCGGTGCGTCTTTCAGAGCGTCTTCTTGTTTTCAGGGAAGGCCGGATTTTCTGGGACGGCGGTATATCCGAGTTCTTTCAGAATCATGATCCCGGGATTTTCGGACTGGAATATCCATTGAGTTCCCGGATTGCCCTTGCTTTGGGTATGAGGCCCCTTCCTGTCACTCCTGCGGAACTCTATGCAAGGCTGGAGTGCAGAGTATGAATGACTTTGAAATTCTGCAGAACCTTTCTATCGGTCAGTACCGTCCGGGGACAAGTTTTCTTCATACAATGAACCCCGCTCTGAAACTGGCGGCTCTTGTTCTGGTAATGATTCTGATACTCCTCTCTCCCTTTTTTCCTCAGCTGCCTATTATCTTTCTGCTGCTGATTGTTACAGCCAGACTTTCAGGACATGGTATTTTCTCTCTGCTCAGAGGGACAGGCCCGGTACTTCCTTTTCTGATAATCATAGTACTGATTCAGATGTTTCTGATTCCAAGGGCTTACAGTTCTGATGCAATTATGAGCCTTGGGCGTTTTGAGATGCACAGAGAGGATCTGATTTTTACAGCCAAGATTTTCGGGCGTTTTTTCTGTCTTTTTCTGCTGTTCACCCTTTTTACAACGGTGACCACTGTATCGGAGATCAGCCATGGTGCGGAGATCCTGTTCCGGCCTTTCGGAAGAAAAAGAGCGTTCTCCCATGATCTCTCTCTGGTTATTACCATCACCTTCCGCTTTATTCCCATTCTTGCAATGGAGGCAGAGCATATAACCAAGGCTCAGGCCTCAAGAGGCGGCTCCTTCGGGACCTGGAAAATGGGATTACTAAAGAAAATTCGCCTTTATATCCCTCTCCTGGTACCCCTTTTTATTGCGGCTCTTGAGAGAGCGGAGACACTGGTTGAGGCCATGGAAGCCCGCTGCTATGAAGCAGGACAGGAGCGCAGCAGGCTGACTGAGTATGTGTGGACTGTCCGGGACACTCGGGCTTTAACACTATTAATTCTGTTTACTATACTGCTGCTGGGCAGTAGATTTATCTTTTCTTTTGGAGGAAATTATGTCTGATACAAACCGTACCCGTAAGATCGTTATTACCGCTGTGATGGCCGCAGTCTCTGTTGTTCTGGGAGCAACACGTCTGGGATTTATTCCCTGGTTTTCGGGAGCTTCTCTGACTATCATGCATGTGCCTGTGATTATCGGTGCCATTCTTGAAGGGCCTGTTGTGGGCATGATCATCGGTCTCATTTTTGGAATTTTCAGTCTGATCCAGGCGGCTGTAGCTCCTACAGGTCCTGTGGATGTCTTTTTTGTGAATCCCCTGATTTCAGTTCTGCCCCGTATTTTTATAGGTCTCAGTGCCTGGGCAGTCTACCGTGCTTTCAACGGAAAGCTGACAGCTCTTGCTACAATTCTGGCCTCCATTGCAGGGAGTCTGACAAATACAATACTGGTTCTGGGAGCCCTGGGAATTGCCGGAGCTCTACCCTGGGAATTGATTGCAGCCATTATCGCTGCCAACGGATTTGCCGAAGCGGGAGCAGCGGCTGTTATCTGCGGCGCAGTAGTTCTGGCCTGGAAAGCTGTGGGAGATCCTTCTATGAATAAGGGTAAAAAATCAAAACTTGATGACCTGGAGGATGAAGAGTAATGCTGCTTGCTGTAGATGTGGGTAATACCAATATAGTTTTAGGGGTTCATGACGGTGAGGGCTGGATAAATCATTGGCGGATCAGTACTGACTCTTCAAAGATGCCCGATGAATATGGTGTTCTTGTACGTGATCTCCTCAGGGAAGGGGGAGTCTCACGAGATTCAATCAACCAGGCTGTCATCAGTTCTGTAGTTCCCGGACTCACAGGCAAGATTAGAGATATGGTTCAGCGCACAACCGGAATTACTCCTCTGATTGTAGGTCCCGGCGTTAAAACCGGACTCAAGATATGTATTGAGAATCCCGCAGAACTGGGAACCGATATTGTCTGTAACTCTGTGGCCGCATATAACAGGATTCAGGGAAACTGTATTGTTGTTGATTTCGGTACGGCCCTGACTTTTACAGCCATCAGGGAGCCCGGGGAGATCCTGGGAGTCTCTATTGCTCCGGGACTTCAGGCCGCCGCCGAAGCTCTATCCGAGCATACCGCACAGCTGCCTCAGGTCTGGCTTGAGCCTCCTCAAAAGGCTATCGGAACCAATACAATCAAGTCCATCCAGTCCGGAGTTGTCTGGGGTTATACGGGTCTGGTCGAATCCCTCATCGACAGGATGAAGAAAGAACTGGGCGGTACGGCTTCTGTTGTTGCCACAGGAGGCCGTTCTCAGGTTATTGCTCCTCTTACCGACCGATTCACCCTGACAGAACCCTGGCTTATCCTCGAAGGGTTGAGGTTGATTGCCGGAAGAAACCAGGCGTTTTTTGAGGAATAGAGCCCTTTCATATCTTTTGTAACGGTCCGGTCAGATGTTTCGTAAATTATGATGTGCAGGGGGAAATATAATATGGAATCTTATCGATTTAAAAAAGAGGACCTTATTTCATTTTGTCAGAAGGTTTTTATAGTCCATGGAGTCTCCGCCGATGATGCACATGATTGTGCTGAAGTTCTGGTTGCAGCGGATGCCAGAAATATTCCCTCCCATGGGATAGCCAGACTGAAGAGGTATCTCTCGGGTATTCAGGAAGGGTCCATGGATATACATGCCCAGGCCGAAGTAATCAGGGACAGTCCTGTTTCTCTCCTTCTGGATGCTGAGGGAGCTCTTGGTGTTCCTGTCAGTAAAAGAGCGATGAATCATGTACTGGATAAGGCGGAAAAGAGCGGTATGGCTTTCGCCTGTGTCAGGAATTCCAACCATTACGGTATTGCCGGCTATTATGCAATGATGGCTCTGGAAAGGGATATGATTGGAATCTCAATGACAAATACGGCGGCTCTTGGTGTCCCAACTTTTGGACGGCAGGTTATGTTCGGCACAAATCCAATGGCTTTTGCAGCTCCTGCAGACAAGGAGAAATCCTTTGTTCTGGATATGTCCACCACCGTCGTAACAAGAGGGAAAATTGAGGTCTATGACAGGGAGTCAAAGGATCTGGTCTCCGGCTGGGCTGTTGATAAGCATGGGAAAAGTGTTCGTCAGGCAGGACCTCTGTTAGATGATATGTTTCACAGAAAGGGCGGCGGGATTGTTCCTCTCGGAGGTGACTCTGAAATCTCAGGTGGTCATAAAGGGTTTGGATTGGCCATGATGGTGGATATCATGACCGGGGTTCTCTCTGGTTCCGCATGGGGGCCGGATATCTGTGACAGTCAAGATTCTTCAGCCCGTGTTTCTCATTGCTTCGGAGCGATGAAAATTGATCTTTTTATGGATTCCCTTCAATTCAGGAAAAACATGGATATGATGCTTCAGGATATTCGCAATATGGAAGCAGCAGAGGGGCAGGACCGGGTCTATTTTGCCGGATTAAAAGAGTTTGAGGCGGAAGCAGACTCTCTAAAGCTCGGAGTAGCTGTTCCGGCTGCTGTATGTGAGTCATTACGTTCTATTGCTGATGAATTTTCCATATCCTTCCCATCAGCAACTTAATTCTCAGGGTAGATCAAGCTCTCTGACAGCGGTTTCATCTTCCACCGGAAACCACTCCTCATCAGAAAAAGCATCGCTTGCTATATCAGAGATATTTCTTTTCATGTATTTGCCGGTGCAGCTGACTGCTACATCACCGTTGGGAAGAAGTATCTCTCCGCTTCCTTCGAAGAAGGGACCTCTTTCTTCGCTAATTCTGCCTACGGCCTTCAGTTCAACATCGTAGGGGACAGGCTTTCTGTAACGGATTCTCAGATCCACAGTCACTCCCCATACCTGTTCATCATATCTGGCCATGATGGCCCGTCCTATGGTTTCATCCAGAATAGCTGCCGATATGCCGCCGTGGGTGATTCCGGGGTAGCTCTGATGTCGCAGTTCCGGAGTGAAGAGGGCAACTATCTCGTCATTCTCTGTTTCATAAAATTTGGTTTTAAGACCGAAGTCATTGCTCAGTCCACAGACAAAGCAGTTCTTTGAATTATTCTGTTTGGCTTTTATATTATGTTTCATAGCTCCATCTTAACTTATAATGACAATCTATGCATTATTGTCTAAATCTAATTCAGTCTCCATTCAGTCAAATATTCTTATTGAAACATCTGTGGAATAGCTCATAATTAGAGATATACATCAAAGTTCTGAGGTTCTTATGTTCAAGAGGCATAAATCTGCTAAACATCATCTTTCTCATCACAATGAAAAATACTGCCTTATTTTGAGCGGTGGAGGGGCCAAGGGTGTCTACCACGTTGGTGCCTGGAGGGCTCTGTCCGAGATAGGTGTTGAGGTTGAGGCTTTTATCGGCAATTCCATAGGGGCCATTCTGGCAGGATTTCTGGCACAGAATAAAATTCAGGAAATGGAAGATATCGGTGCCAATATCGCTGCAGATTTCATTATGAATATTCCTGAGGAATTCCTTGATGGCGGGAATATCCATATAGGTAAAGCAAACCTGGCGGCATTCAAAAAGTTCTATCACAGTGTTATAGAGAAAAAGGGGATAGACGTATCCCCTTTACGGGAGCTCCTTTACAAAAATTTGAGTGAAAAAGCCATCAGGAAGAGTGGGAATGAGCTTGGTGTCGTAACTTTTAATGTATCAGATTTCAAGCCTCAGTATGTATTCCTTGATGATATGGCAGAGGGAACCGTACTGGATTATCTCATGGCCAGTGCCGCTTTTCCGGGACTGGAGCAGACTGTTATAAACGGAAAGTCCTTTATCGACGGCGGGGTTGTGGATAATATGCCCTATGAAATGGCCCGGGAGAGGGGATATAAAAATATTATTGTTGTAGATATTTCGGGTATGGGGATTAATAAAAAACCTAATATTCAGGGAACCAGTACGATCTACATTAAAAACTCCATTCAGATGGGCTGGATCTTTGACTTCAGTAAGTCCTTTTTACACGACTTCAATGAGCTGGGTTATCTTGATACCAAAAAGGTGTTTGGATATCTCAAGGGTGAGAAGTATTTCTTTAAACCCCATAAGAAATTTGAACACTCCTATCAGAGGTACATAAAGAGCTCTGAGGCAAGATCAATAATTGATTTTCATCTGCCCGACCTTACTGACGGTGATTATACTGTTGACCAGAAGATAAGAATGCTTCTGCCCGAAAGTATGAGACGGCATAAGGATCTGCTTTACTGTCTGGCCGACTGTGCTGCCTCTATCTTTCAGGTGAAGAGGGTCCATGAATACAGTTTGCGTGAACTGGTTGAGACTATCAGAGAAAAAAAAGAGATAGAGGATGAACGGATCGTGAAACTGAAGATGGAGATTACCCCTTCACAGCGAATCAGTCTGGCAAAGAATCTGGAGTTTCTGTTTAAAGAAGTCAGAAGAGAAGTTCTGAGAAAGGATGGTGAACGGGATACTCCCTATTACGATTACTGTCTCTGTACAGAGGTTCTGGAGTGGGGGCAGAAAATCCTTGTGAAGGGATTGATGGTGCACCATAAGGAGCTTGCCGCCGGGCTGCTGGCTACGGATTTTCTGTTTAATAAATACTGATAATTCTGACAGCCCTCTTTTTGTTTCTCTACTCATACAACCTTCTCATACAACGTCTGAAAGATCCGCAGGAGTGAAGAACCTAATTCTCAGATTTCCGGAATCGACTCAGGTAAATAGCAGTTGTTCTATCCTCAGGAAATTCTTTCTGCACCGACTCAAAACAGCTACGGGCCGCATCATAGTTTCCCTCATCCCGAAAACGGACTGCTTTTTCAAATTCTTCTCTGGTTCTCAGCTTCAAATTCGTTATGGATGGAGAGTCTCCGTTGAACAGCTCATAGATCTTTACGGGTTTTTCTTTTCCTTTAACGGGGACCATCCCTATATAACGTACCTGTCTCTGCTCTTTGCTTTTGAGGCGTTGGAAGCTCTCTTCGCTGAGGGCAATGCTCAAACCGTATTCCTTGGTGAGGCTCTCTATTCTGGAGCAGAGATTGACTGCATCGGAAATGACAGTTCCGTCCATCCTTTTATCTTCACCTATGGTTCCCATCATCAGGGTTCCTGTGTGTATGCCGATTCCCACAGCTATGGGATCGTATCCGGTTTTTTTCCTGTGATTATTGTAGAGTTTAAGGATAAGACGCATTTTTATAGAAGCCTGTACTGCATTTTCTGCGGAATCCGGACCAGGAAAGAGGGCCATTATTCCATCACCCAGGTATTTATCAATAAAGCCTCTATAGTCACGGATAATCGGGCAGATTCTTTTATAATAGGAATTCAGGAACAGGAAATTTTCATGGGGTGTCATTTTTTCAGACAGAGATGTGAAGTCCCTGATGTCCAGAAACATGACTGTCATATCCATCTGAACATGGTCACCCAGCTGAATCTCACTGATTGTTTCCTTGTTAAGATAGGTAAGAAATTCTACAGGAACAAATCGTCGGAATGAATTGTTGGTATATTTCAGTTCCTGTGCAAGGCGTTTGCTCTCCTTGAAGGATTTACCGATCTTCCAGCTGAGCAGAGTTGCCTGTCCCAGTATGAACACTCCAAGTCCCAGGGGCACCATATGAAATGTTTCAAGGACTTTCTGTGAATAAAGAATATCATTCACTGCATCAAGGAGAAGCAGAAAGAAACCGCCAAGCAGTATACGGGCTGCCGTATCTTTTCTAAATGATCTTATAATAAGAATAGTGAAAATTGTAAGACCTGTAACAAGAGCAGCTACCTGGAAGACCGTAAGGAAATAGATATAAAAATGGTGTCTGGTAAAGATGGCGAGGAGGCAGTAGAACGTAGATATTATATAAATAGGAATCTCAATATAACGGCTGAACTTGAAGGGGTATTCCTTGCTTATGAACTTTAAAAAGAGAGGGATGGCCAGATAGAATGTCAGATGCCCCAATGTGGCTTCCAGTTCTACAGAGATACCCGGAAATAACATAGCCAGTATATGTTCTCCGTATAAGAGGGTTCTCAGGGCCAGTACAAGAGAAAAGAGACCGAAGAAGAGGGAGGAGTCAGTCTCCTCCTGTCTGCTCAGGTAAAAGAGTATGTAGAGTATTCCGATAACCAGGAAGACACCGAACAGGAAGGATTCCATAATCTCGGTTCTGTCTTTTTTAAGTTTCAGTGCTTCATAGCTGCCTATCTCGGGAGCATCCAGTAATCCACCGTTGAAATCATAGTAATTGGAAACATGAAATATAATTTCCAGCTCACTGCTATGGGGAAGTATGACTAAACGGGGAACCTGGATCTGTGGATTCCGTATCCATTCATTGCCGGGATCTCCGTTCTGATGAACCAGTGCTCCGTTTACATAGAGCCTGTAATGGTTGAATGTATAATCCAGCTTCAGACCTATCCTTTCACTGCCCGGCGGCAGAAGAATACGGCAGCGATAAGTTCCATAACCGTGTTCCGGGTGATAAGCCTTTTTATTCCATGCATCAGGCACATCTATGATTTCGGCTGATGACCCGTTGAAATCCTCAGCTTTCATTAAAAAATCATCCCAGTAAAAGTCCCAGGGACCCTCAAGCTGAGCTGTTTCATTTTCCAGATCCAGTTCTCTTAGATTGAATGTTGCAGTTTCTCCAAGGTTCCAGGTCTGAGATGATAGAGAATTGAGTCCGGACAGCAGCAGGATAGTTAGAATGAGCAGATATTTTCTTATGGATATTATTGTCATTTTTTTTATCATCGATATCACCGGTTCATATTGTTACATAATCATTAAGAAAAGCAAAATCTTTTATCAGGGGAATGTTCTTTTTATGAAGATAGCGGTTTAATCCTTGTATATGATTTATTGAATAAAGCTATATCCTGTTTGATTTTTATTAAATCATTAGAAAAATCAGAATAATTGGGCAAATAAGTAAAAATTTAGTGAATAATTCATCTATTTGAAATCGTCACTTCATTGACTCTCTATTATGAATTGTCATATTATTTATCACACATTTACATAGTGGCTGTTTGTCAACTAAATTTTTTTTGATTTCCATACAGCCGGAAATGACCTTTTACCTGAGTAATAGAGAAAGGGTAAATTTTTATAAACTTTCAAGGAGTTGAAATGTCCAAGTATACAGATCTTTTAAAAGGCAAAATGAGTGATAAAAGCTTTGCTAAGCTCGAAGCCCTCAAGAATGAAAACGTAATGGAATTCGTAGGAAGCTTTGCTGAGCATTGTAATCCTGCAAGCATCTATGTCTGTGATGATGGTGCTGAAGATGTAGCTTACGTCAAAGAAATCGCACTGAAAAACGGTGAAGAGCATCCCATGGCTAACTCTGAACAGACCATCCACTGGGACGGTTACGGAGATCAGGCTCGTGATAAAGTAAATACCAGATACATGGTATACCCCGAGAACATGGAAAAAATGAAAGCCATGAACTCCTATTCATATGATGAAGCTCTTGTAGAGATCATGGGCATTGCCAAGAACAACATGGCCGGAAAAGAAGCTTACGTTAAGTTTTTTACCGAAGGTCCTGCTGAAAGCCCCTTTACAATTCCCTGTGTACAGTTCACAGACTCTTCTTACGTAGCACACTCTGAAACTATTCTGTACAGAGCCGGTTATGCACACTTCCTCAACAACCCCGGTTGTGATGATTTTTTCCGTTTCATCCACTCCGCAGGTGAATGTGATGAAAGAGGTTGCGTTGTAAATCTCGATAAGAGAAGAATCTACATGGATACTCAGAACAACATTGTTTACTCCATGAATGCACAGTACGCAGGAAACTCTGTAGGCCTGAAAAAACATGCTATGAGACTTGCTATCAATAAAGCCGGACAGGAAGGATGGCTCTGTGAGCACATGTTCCTCATGGCATGTCTGAATAAGGGAAGAAAAACCTACTTTGCAGGTGCTTACCCCTCAGCTTGTGGTAAAACCGCAACTGCCATGATCCCCGGTGAACAGATTGTTGGTGAC encodes the following:
- a CDS encoding patatin-like phospholipase family protein, with the protein product MFKRHKSAKHHLSHHNEKYCLILSGGGAKGVYHVGAWRALSEIGVEVEAFIGNSIGAILAGFLAQNKIQEMEDIGANIAADFIMNIPEEFLDGGNIHIGKANLAAFKKFYHSVIEKKGIDVSPLRELLYKNLSEKAIRKSGNELGVVTFNVSDFKPQYVFLDDMAEGTVLDYLMASAAFPGLEQTVINGKSFIDGGVVDNMPYEMARERGYKNIIVVDISGMGINKKPNIQGTSTIYIKNSIQMGWIFDFSKSFLHDFNELGYLDTKKVFGYLKGEKYFFKPHKKFEHSYQRYIKSSEARSIIDFHLPDLTDGDYTVDQKIRMLLPESMRRHKDLLYCLADCAASIFQVKRVHEYSLRELVETIREKKEIEDERIVKLKMEITPSQRISLAKNLEFLFKEVRREVLRKDGERDTPYYDYCLCTEVLEWGQKILVKGLMVHHKELAAGLLATDFLFNKY
- a CDS encoding type III pantothenate kinase; protein product: MLLAVDVGNTNIVLGVHDGEGWINHWRISTDSSKMPDEYGVLVRDLLREGGVSRDSINQAVISSVVPGLTGKIRDMVQRTTGITPLIVGPGVKTGLKICIENPAELGTDIVCNSVAAYNRIQGNCIVVDFGTALTFTAIREPGEILGVSIAPGLQAAAEALSEHTAQLPQVWLEPPQKAIGTNTIKSIQSGVVWGYTGLVESLIDRMKKELGGTASVVATGGRSQVIAPLTDRFTLTEPWLILEGLRLIAGRNQAFFEE
- a CDS encoding energy-coupling factor transporter transmembrane protein EcfT; amino-acid sequence: MNDFEILQNLSIGQYRPGTSFLHTMNPALKLAALVLVMILILLSPFFPQLPIIFLLLIVTARLSGHGIFSLLRGTGPVLPFLIIIVLIQMFLIPRAYSSDAIMSLGRFEMHREDLIFTAKIFGRFFCLFLLFTLFTTVTTVSEISHGAEILFRPFGRKRAFSHDLSLVITITFRFIPILAMEAEHITKAQASRGGSFGTWKMGLLKKIRLYIPLLVPLFIAALERAETLVEAMEARCYEAGQERSRLTEYVWTVRDTRALTLLILFTILLLGSRFIFSFGGNYV
- a CDS encoding Ldh family oxidoreductase; this translates as MESYRFKKEDLISFCQKVFIVHGVSADDAHDCAEVLVAADARNIPSHGIARLKRYLSGIQEGSMDIHAQAEVIRDSPVSLLLDAEGALGVPVSKRAMNHVLDKAEKSGMAFACVRNSNHYGIAGYYAMMALERDMIGISMTNTAALGVPTFGRQVMFGTNPMAFAAPADKEKSFVLDMSTTVVTRGKIEVYDRESKDLVSGWAVDKHGKSVRQAGPLLDDMFHRKGGGIVPLGGDSEISGGHKGFGLAMMVDIMTGVLSGSAWGPDICDSQDSSARVSHCFGAMKIDLFMDSLQFRKNMDMMLQDIRNMEAAEGQDRVYFAGLKEFEAEADSLKLGVAVPAAVCESLRSIADEFSISFPSAT
- a CDS encoding ABC transporter ATP-binding protein, encoding MSFIDFRDVSFTYPGQKEAALKNVSFTLEKGKHIAVIGGNASGKSTMTRLMIGLLIPDSGQVLVDGRDTSDKSLHRQIRTRAGLVFQNPSTQIVATVVREDAAFGPENLALDSSEIKDRVRDALKETSLSDLSARATHMLSAGQQQRLALAGILAMGTGCLILDEAESMLNPLGRCQLNSLLEELHTEGFTVIRITHFMDQASRADQILLLHQGRLIENSSPELFVERSDDLESWSLKPSPVQKLGAYFSADLPEVKKIFLEEDLADKLKSSCRIDNSAAPRASHKSREESPLDKDGDTERDVIIRLSSVSRSYGSKSAVTVDALRDVSFKLFRGESVSVMGTTGSGKSTFLQILNSLLLPDTGELTLLSENPLDKKTDLARLRSRIGLVMQQPEKQLFASLVGDDVAFGPYQMGLRGRELSLRVKDALDQVGLSYKGYKDFPVRALSGGQKRKAALAGVLAMKPEVLLLDEPTAGLDPLSADNMESILRSLHKDGLSLITVTHNVEQAVRLSERLLVFREGRIFWDGGISEFFQNHDPGIFGLEYPLSSRIALALGMRPLPVTPAELYARLECRV
- a CDS encoding PaaI family thioesterase, which translates into the protein MKHNIKAKQNNSKNCFVCGLSNDFGLKTKFYETENDEIVALFTPELRHQSYPGITHGGISAAILDETIGRAIMARYDEQVWGVTVDLRIRYRKPVPYDVELKAVGRISEERGPFFEGSGEILLPNGDVAVSCTGKYMKRNISDIASDAFSDEEWFPVEDETAVRELDLP
- a CDS encoding anaerobic sulfatase maturase, whose protein sequence is MKAFSLLVKPASADCNLRCEYCFYLDHICESKKTRMDDETLETMVRSYMQTKQPQYSIAFQGGEPTLMGLPFFKKLVALEKKYAPPGASIANAIQTNGTLITDEMAAFFGEYKFLLGVSMDGPPEIHDNYRKTVGKQGSHHLVQQGLDLLKKHNVEYNILTLVNDLNSRQPELVYDYLYNKGERFLQFIPCVEFKEDGVTPEDYSVSPEGWGDFLIAIFDRWYKNRYEVSIRMFDSLLNKMVLGHPSTCDMDCNCCQYFVVEYDGSVYPCDFFVKEDLKLGNVKKGSWTGFINNNIYKKFGAGKMNFQDDCRDCPWLSFCHGDCQKHRSGVNNDGLSYLCPGLKKFYKHALPRLRTLADQIIMDRSRQGM
- a CDS encoding adenylate/guanylate cyclase domain-containing protein; the encoded protein is MIKKMTIISIRKYLLILTILLLSGLNSLSSQTWNLGETATFNLRELDLENETAQLEGPWDFYWDDFLMKAEDFNGSSAEIIDVPDAWNKKAYHPEHGYGTYRCRILLPPGSERIGLKLDYTFNHYRLYVNGALVHQNGDPGNEWIRNPQIQVPRLVILPHSSELEIIFHVSNYYDFNGGLLDAPEIGSYEALKLKKDRTEIMESFLFGVFLVIGILYILFYLSRQEETDSSLFFGLFSLVLALRTLLYGEHILAMLFPGISVELEATLGHLTFYLAIPLFLKFISKEYPFKFSRYIEIPIYIISTFYCLLAIFTRHHFYIYFLTVFQVAALVTGLTIFTILIIRSFRKDTAARILLGGFFLLLLDAVNDILYSQKVLETFHMVPLGLGVFILGQATLLSWKIGKSFKESKRLAQELKYTNNSFRRFVPVEFLTYLNKETISEIQLGDHVQMDMTVMFLDIRDFTSLSEKMTPHENFLFLNSYYKRICPIIRDYRGFIDKYLGDGIMALFPGPDSAENAVQASIKMRLILKLYNNHRKKTGYDPIAVGIGIHTGTLMMGTIGEDKRMDGTVISDAVNLCSRIESLTKEYGLSIALSEESFQRLKSKEQRQVRYIGMVPVKGKEKPVKIYELFNGDSPSITNLKLRTREEFEKAVRFRDEGNYDAARSCFESVQKEFPEDRTTAIYLSRFRKSEN
- a CDS encoding ECF transporter S component; this encodes MSDTNRTRKIVITAVMAAVSVVLGATRLGFIPWFSGASLTIMHVPVIIGAILEGPVVGMIIGLIFGIFSLIQAAVAPTGPVDVFFVNPLISVLPRIFIGLSAWAVYRAFNGKLTALATILASIAGSLTNTILVLGALGIAGALPWELIAAIIAANGFAEAGAAAVICGAVVLAWKAVGDPSMNKGKKSKLDDLEDEE